In Archocentrus centrarchus isolate MPI-CPG fArcCen1 chromosome 1, fArcCen1, whole genome shotgun sequence, the following proteins share a genomic window:
- the snrpb2 gene encoding U2 small nuclear ribonucleoprotein B'' produces MDIRPNHTIYVNNINDKIKKEELKRSLYALFSQFGQIIDIVAMKTMKMRGQAFVIFKELTAATNALRQLQGFPFYNKPMRIQYAKTDSEVITKAKGSYGDKEKKKKEKKKPQEPAGNVTKKPAGGAAPPVHTPAVQVPDNPPNYILFLSNLPEETNEMMLSMLFNQFPGFKEVRLVPGKHDIAFVEFESDTQAGVAKDALQGFRITATCAMKITYAKK; encoded by the exons AGCTGAAGCGCTCGCTCTACGCGCTCTTCTCCCAGTTCGGTCAGATCATCGACATCGTGGCCATGAAGACGATGAAGATGAGAGGACAGGCTTTCGTCATCTTTAAAGAGCTCACCGCCGCCACCAACGCGCTGAGGCAGCTGCAGGGCTTCCCCTTCTACAACAAGCCCATG AGGATACAGTACGCGAAGACCGACTCCGAGGTCATCACCAAGGCGAAAGGCTCGTATGGCgacaaggagaagaagaagaaggagaagaagaagcctCAAGAGCCGGCGGGCAACGTCACAAAGAAACCAGCAGGG GGGGCGGCCCCGCCTGTGCACACACCTGCAGTGCAG GTTCCAGATAACCCTCCGAACTACATCCTGTTCCTCAGTAACCTTCCCGAGGAGACCAACGAGATGATGCTGTCCATGCTGTTCAACCA GTTTCCGGGCTTCAAAGAGGTGCGACTCGTCCCGGGGAAACACGACATCGCCTTCGTGGAGTTTGAAAGCGACACTCAGGCGGGCGTAGCAAAGGACGCGCTGCAGGGCTTCCGGATCACGGCGACCTGCGCCATGAAGATCACCTACGCCAAGAAATAG